In a genomic window of candidate division WOR-3 bacterium:
- the rimO gene encoding 30S ribosomal protein S12 methylthiotransferase RimO: MKVRPERAAVIALGCPKNRVDSEYLLGALAEAGYELTAEPETADTVILTTCAFIKPAVEESFALIQRLSRLKHRHPGMKLLVAGCLVQRFGSTLNRKFPAVDHWIKMDQLTSIPELLGRKTGPGCRLISTPFHYAYLKIADGCNNHCSYCLIPKIRGPFRSRPLSELEDEAQHLAAVGVRELILIAQDTTAYGTDLYGKPSLARLFNRLSRIKEITWLRLMYAHPAHLSEDVIEQFGTNPKLCRYIDLPIQHISDRLLKLMNRHYSRNDVARLLERLKQIPDMCIRTTVITGFPGETRKEFRELVDFIRSAEFDRLAGYVFSPEPGTPAAAMKPPVRPATARQRLKTIMRIQAAISRRKLRRLANRELIIIADFPRQGRTEWDAPEIDGVVKFPAPLLPGRFYRCLVTKTGTHDLYALQAAPEPLK, translated from the coding sequence TTGAAGGTCAGACCCGAACGGGCAGCGGTCATTGCGCTCGGCTGTCCGAAAAACCGGGTGGACTCCGAATACCTGCTTGGTGCACTGGCTGAAGCCGGATATGAGCTGACTGCAGAACCGGAAACAGCGGATACTGTCATTCTCACCACCTGTGCCTTTATCAAACCGGCGGTCGAAGAATCATTTGCGCTGATCCAAAGACTCAGCCGGCTCAAACATCGGCATCCGGGCATGAAACTGCTTGTCGCCGGCTGTCTGGTTCAGCGGTTTGGCAGCACTCTGAACCGGAAATTCCCTGCGGTTGATCACTGGATAAAAATGGACCAGCTGACCTCCATCCCCGAACTGCTTGGCAGAAAAACCGGACCTGGCTGCCGGCTGATTTCCACACCGTTCCATTATGCCTATCTCAAAATTGCCGATGGCTGTAACAACCACTGCAGTTACTGCCTGATTCCCAAAATCCGAGGACCGTTCCGTTCCCGTCCACTCTCAGAGCTCGAAGACGAAGCACAACACCTTGCCGCTGTGGGGGTCAGGGAACTAATCCTCATTGCCCAAGACACCACCGCCTACGGAACTGACCTCTATGGTAAACCGTCACTTGCCCGGCTCTTCAACCGGCTGAGCCGGATAAAAGAGATTACCTGGTTACGGCTGATGTATGCGCATCCCGCACACCTGTCCGAAGATGTCATTGAGCAGTTCGGCACCAATCCGAAGCTCTGCCGCTATATCGATCTGCCAATACAGCACATCAGCGACCGGCTGCTTAAGCTGATGAACCGCCATTATTCCCGGAATGATGTTGCAAGATTGTTGGAACGACTGAAACAGATACCGGACATGTGCATCCGAACCACCGTCATTACCGGCTTTCCGGGCGAAACCCGCAAGGAGTTTCGGGAACTGGTGGACTTCATCCGGTCTGCTGAATTTGACCGGCTGGCAGGCTATGTCTTCTCACCTGAACCCGGCACGCCGGCGGCAGCCATGAAACCGCCGGTCCGCCCCGCAACCGCCCGCCAGCGGCTCAAAACCATCATGCGAATTCAGGCAGCAATCTCACGGCGCAAACTGCGCCGGCTTGCAAATCGGGAGCTGATCATCATTGCCGATTTTCCCCGGCAGGGCAGAACCGAATGGGACGCACCGGAAATTGACGGCGTGGTCAAATTTCCCGCTCCGCTTTTACCGGGCAGGTTCTACCGCTGTCTGGTGACAAAAACGGGCACCCATGACCTTTATGCCCTTCAAGCTGCTCCCGAACCTCTAAAGTAA
- the pstC gene encoding phosphate ABC transporter permease subunit PstC: protein MKEKLIEKGLLVVALSALGSLLLIALFIFIEGMPLIVKVGLKNFIASTHWEPTRGSFGILPMIAGSLTVTLLALVFGGGLGLAGTMFLAEFAPRWSVRILKPLIELLAGIPSVVYGFMGVVVLVPWIRQTFGGPGFSVLAAGIILGIMILPTVIAISLDALNAVPLSYKEGSLALGATRWQTLYRVQFRAARSGIIASLILAMGRAVGETMAVIMVAGNALLIPTSPLAPVRTLTSNIALEMGYAAGDHQRALFATGVVLFVIIALLNTIALLTMRERK from the coding sequence ATGAAAGAGAAGCTGATTGAGAAGGGACTGCTGGTAGTTGCCCTGTCTGCGCTCGGTTCACTGCTGCTGATTGCGCTGTTCATCTTCATTGAGGGAATGCCGCTGATTGTCAAGGTTGGTCTGAAAAATTTCATTGCCTCGACACACTGGGAGCCAACCCGGGGAAGTTTCGGGATTCTGCCGATGATTGCCGGTTCGCTGACAGTAACCTTGCTGGCACTGGTTTTCGGTGGAGGGCTCGGGCTCGCAGGCACAATGTTTCTTGCGGAGTTTGCTCCCCGGTGGAGTGTCAGAATCCTGAAGCCGCTGATTGAACTGCTTGCCGGGATTCCTTCGGTAGTTTACGGGTTCATGGGTGTGGTGGTGCTTGTGCCCTGGATTCGCCAGACATTCGGCGGTCCCGGCTTCTCGGTGCTTGCTGCCGGGATTATTCTGGGGATTATGATTCTGCCGACAGTGATCGCTATTTCGCTCGATGCGCTGAATGCGGTGCCCCTGAGTTACAAGGAGGGTTCGCTTGCACTCGGTGCGACCCGGTGGCAGACGCTTTACCGGGTGCAGTTCCGGGCGGCAAGGAGCGGGATTATCGCCAGTCTGATTCTGGCAATGGGCCGGGCAGTTGGCGAAACGATGGCGGTGATTATGGTTGCGGGTAATGCACTGCTGATTCCGACTTCACCGCTGGCGCCGGTGCGGACACTGACCTCCAACATCGCGCTGGAGATGGGTTATGCAGCCGGAGACCACCAGCGGGCGCTGTTTGCAACGGGCGTGGTGCTGTTTGTGATCATAGCGCTGTTGAATACGATCGCACTGCTGACGATGCGGGAGCGGAAGTGA
- a CDS encoding outer-membrane lipoprotein carrier protein LolA, producing the protein MKHTGHFRQTVLPVILAAALGLGSPADRWQALRNRYLGLKSLAGSFTETIRPAENIGQEPLIFKGSFLFQLPHNFRLEVQEPVRQTIVGNDSVVWFYFPDEQRAVRQQRNQPVPLLAFVEPLLDTSSRITEEGTGIILIENDNSFLSPLRLELDPTGTTVTGLSFTDEMGNQCRFLLTRQRWNPPVSRKSFRFTPPKGVTVEFQ; encoded by the coding sequence ATGAAACATACCGGACATTTTCGACAAACTGTTCTACCGGTTATTCTTGCTGCTGCGCTCGGGTTGGGCTCACCAGCCGACCGGTGGCAGGCACTGCGCAACCGGTATCTGGGGCTCAAGTCGCTTGCGGGCAGTTTTACGGAAACGATCAGACCGGCTGAGAACATCGGACAGGAACCTCTAATCTTCAAAGGCAGCTTTCTCTTTCAGCTCCCCCACAACTTCCGGCTTGAGGTGCAGGAACCGGTCCGCCAGACGATTGTCGGCAACGATTCGGTAGTCTGGTTCTATTTTCCTGATGAGCAACGGGCAGTACGACAGCAGAGAAATCAGCCTGTCCCACTGCTTGCCTTCGTGGAACCGCTCCTGGATACCAGTAGCCGGATCACCGAGGAGGGAACCGGAATAATTCTGATTGAGAATGACAACAGTTTCCTTTCCCCCTTGCGTCTGGAACTGGATCCCACCGGCACAACAGTTACCGGACTTTCCTTTACCGACGAAATGGGCAACCAGTGCCGGTTTCTGCTCACCCGTCAGCGCTGGAATCCACCGGTCAGCCGGAAAAGTTTCCGGTTCACTCCGCCGAAAGGGGTTACCGTTGAGTTCCAGTAA
- a CDS encoding phosphate ABC transporter ATP-binding protein, producing the protein MNVAVHGRPVLRDISLSVMANEILAIIGPAHSGKTTFLRCINRLIENQPGFVRTGELLLDNRDVRQWDIDTLRRRVGMIFATPIPLPGTIFDNVAYGPRLKGIRNMRRLAEIVERSLRAAFLWDEVKDRLFSSALRLSGGQQQRLCIARTLAVEPEVVMMDEPCSGLDPISTAQIEQAMRELKQGYTFILVTNNVKQAARVSDRTAFFLSGELVELGPTAQIFTAPKDKRTDDYVSGRIG; encoded by the coding sequence TTGAATGTTGCGGTTCATGGCCGTCCGGTGCTGCGCGATATCAGTCTGAGCGTGATGGCAAATGAGATTCTGGCAATTATCGGACCGGCACATTCCGGCAAGACCACCTTCCTGCGCTGCATTAATCGCCTGATTGAAAATCAACCAGGTTTTGTCCGAACCGGCGAACTGCTCTTGGATAACCGGGATGTGCGGCAGTGGGATATTGATACGCTGAGGCGCCGGGTCGGGATGATTTTTGCTACACCGATACCCCTGCCCGGGACGATCTTTGACAATGTGGCATACGGTCCGCGCCTGAAGGGGATCCGGAATATGCGCCGTCTCGCAGAAATTGTGGAGAGGAGCCTGCGTGCCGCTTTTCTCTGGGATGAGGTGAAAGACCGGCTGTTCAGTTCGGCACTGCGCCTTTCCGGCGGGCAGCAGCAGCGACTCTGCATTGCCCGTACGCTGGCGGTGGAACCGGAGGTAGTGATGATGGATGAGCCCTGTTCCGGCTTGGACCCGATCTCCACCGCTCAGATTGAACAGGCAATGCGCGAATTGAAGCAAGGCTATACATTTATTCTGGTAACCAACAATGTGAAACAGGCGGCCCGGGTTTCGGACCGGACTGCATTCTTTCTGAGCGGAGAACTAGTTGAACTGGGACCGACCGCCCAGATTTTCACCGCCCCCAAGGACAAAAGGACTGATGACTATGTCTCCGGCAGAATCGGTTAA
- a CDS encoding PaaI family thioesterase codes for MSSSNRLELQDRDTCFVCGRSNPSGLRLPIVAEEQGAHFEYVIPEHYQGWHGIAHGGIVATLLDELMAWSTKTRGYSTVTAEMNVRFRKPVPVGRKIYGQGWITAEQGRLVLAASRLTDAEGTILAEATGKLWKVSERH; via the coding sequence TTGAGTTCCAGTAACAGGCTCGAACTGCAGGACAGAGACACCTGCTTTGTCTGCGGCAGATCCAACCCCTCCGGACTCAGGCTGCCAATTGTGGCTGAAGAGCAGGGCGCCCATTTTGAGTATGTGATTCCTGAACATTATCAGGGCTGGCACGGCATCGCTCATGGCGGCATTGTTGCCACACTGCTTGATGAACTGATGGCATGGTCAACGAAAACCCGCGGCTACAGCACAGTCACAGCCGAAATGAATGTCCGGTTCCGCAAACCGGTGCCGGTTGGACGGAAGATTTACGGCCAGGGCTGGATAACCGCAGAACAGGGCAGACTGGTGCTCGCTGCCAGCCGCCTGACCGATGCCGAAGGCACCATCCTTGCCGAGGCAACCGGCAAACTCTGGAAAGTCTCAGAACGGCATTGA
- the pstA gene encoding phosphate ABC transporter permease PstA translates to MISRPLVVQRMVWLILALLTLFTLAILIFILAFISARGAKVITPEFLFSLPERMGKEGGILPTLIATIYIAVVAIVVATPFGVGTAVYLTEYTRESALTRIIRFGADALAGVPSIIFGLFGFILFVIRLKMGWSILAGGLTLAVMILPTIIRTSEEAIRAIPYQLREVSYSLGGTRSQTIMRVVLPNALPGILTGVILGLGRSVAETAAVIFTAGSSLRMPRTILDSGRTMAVHFYILAREGLSMERAYGTAFLLIVVILLINTIAYLLMFRLTRRLK, encoded by the coding sequence GTGATTTCCCGGCCTCTGGTTGTTCAGCGCATGGTCTGGCTGATTCTGGCATTGCTGACGCTGTTTACGCTGGCAATTCTCATTTTTATTCTCGCTTTCATCAGTGCCCGGGGTGCAAAGGTGATTACTCCGGAATTCCTCTTTTCCCTGCCTGAACGGATGGGGAAGGAGGGCGGAATTCTGCCGACGCTGATTGCGACAATTTATATTGCGGTCGTGGCAATAGTGGTAGCAACACCGTTCGGAGTGGGCACGGCGGTTTATCTGACCGAATATACCCGGGAGTCCGCTCTTACCCGGATTATCCGGTTCGGAGCAGATGCGCTGGCAGGAGTGCCATCGATTATCTTCGGGCTGTTCGGTTTTATTCTGTTTGTCATTCGGCTGAAGATGGGCTGGTCAATTCTCGCCGGCGGGTTGACGCTGGCGGTGATGATCCTGCCGACGATTATCCGGACGAGCGAGGAGGCGATCCGGGCAATTCCTTATCAGCTGCGGGAGGTAAGTTATTCGCTGGGCGGAACCAGATCTCAGACCATCATGCGGGTAGTCCTGCCCAATGCCCTGCCCGGAATTCTTACCGGAGTGATTCTCGGGCTGGGCAGAAGTGTTGCCGAGACGGCGGCGGTTATTTTTACCGCTGGTTCATCGCTCAGGATGCCGCGGACGATTCTGGATTCGGGCCGGACGATGGCGGTGCATTTTTACATTCTGGCACGGGAAGGGTTGTCAATGGAACGGGCATACGGGACGGCATTTCTACTGATTGTGGTAATTCTGCTGATTAACACCATTGCTTATCTTTTAATGTTCCGACTTACAAGGAGGCTGAAGTAA
- a CDS encoding TlpA disulfide reductase family protein: MKKVLPFVVAFLLFTAFGAGKKYEPAPDFTLRDINGNEVTLHDLLKHGPVYLECWDLPCVNCIAELDALLPVYDSLKDRGLQIVALSVDKPADENRVRAFVRAKKWPYIVLLDQQQRVKKAYNIIIKPTAYLINMNGEIVYTHIGYKKGDEKRIAEEMVRWLPPQDSVPPEQPPQEK, translated from the coding sequence ATGAAAAAAGTCCTTCCTTTTGTAGTTGCCTTTCTGTTATTTACTGCCTTCGGTGCCGGGAAAAAGTACGAACCGGCGCCGGATTTTACCCTCAGAGATATTAATGGCAATGAAGTAACACTTCACGATCTCCTGAAACACGGCCCGGTTTATCTAGAATGCTGGGATCTGCCCTGCGTCAACTGCATTGCCGAACTTGATGCCCTGCTGCCGGTATATGATTCATTGAAAGACCGGGGACTGCAGATTGTAGCCCTTTCAGTGGATAAGCCGGCAGACGAGAACCGGGTCCGGGCATTTGTTCGCGCCAAGAAATGGCCCTATATCGTCCTGCTTGATCAGCAGCAGCGGGTAAAAAAGGCATACAACATCATCATCAAACCTACCGCCTACCTCATCAACATGAACGGCGAAATTGTCTACACCCACATCGGCTACAAGAAGGGCGACGAAAAAAGGATTGCTGAGGAAATGGTAAGATGGCTGCCGCCCCAAGACTCAGTTCCACCTGAGCAACCCCCTCAGGAAAAATAG
- a CDS encoding phosphate ABC transporter substrate-binding protein: MSEEIFRVIILLCSVLFLLPGCRSSSKKALVLAGSTSVQPFAELLAELYQQRHPGVEINVQGGGSTAGVRAVQDRICDIGMCSRHLNADESGLTAIPIAVDGIVLVVHPTNPVVSLTREQVRAIFSGAVRNWRELGGANLRITVITREEGSGTRTSFEEKVMAGDHFASDALVQDSNGAVREIVANDPGAIGYISFGLVDRRVKTLAIDGVQPTEETIRTHQYPLARDFLFIVAGDSNPLARSFIDFVLSPEGQAALAEEGLIRVR, translated from the coding sequence GTGTCTGAGGAAATTTTTCGAGTAATCATCCTTCTGTGTTCAGTTCTATTTCTGTTGCCCGGCTGCCGGAGCAGTAGCAAGAAAGCGCTCGTGCTTGCCGGTTCTACCTCAGTCCAGCCGTTTGCCGAACTGCTGGCAGAACTTTATCAGCAACGGCATCCCGGAGTTGAAATTAATGTTCAGGGGGGTGGATCAACTGCCGGAGTCAGAGCGGTGCAGGACCGTATCTGTGATATCGGGATGTGTTCCCGACATCTCAATGCTGATGAATCCGGATTGACCGCAATTCCGATTGCGGTTGATGGCATTGTGCTAGTGGTCCATCCGACTAATCCGGTAGTGAGTTTGACCCGTGAGCAGGTCCGGGCGATTTTTTCCGGGGCGGTCCGGAACTGGCGGGAGTTAGGGGGGGCAAATCTGAGGATTACAGTAATTACTAGGGAGGAGGGTTCGGGGACAAGAACCAGTTTTGAGGAGAAGGTGATGGCGGGAGACCATTTTGCCTCCGATGCCTTGGTTCAAGATTCCAATGGTGCGGTGCGGGAGATCGTTGCCAACGATCCGGGTGCAATCGGATACATTTCGTTCGGGCTGGTGGACAGGCGGGTGAAGACCTTGGCAATTGATGGTGTCCAGCCGACCGAGGAAACCATCCGGACTCATCAGTATCCGCTGGCACGGGATTTTCTGTTTATTGTCGCCGGCGACAGTAATCCGCTCGCCCGGTCATTCATCGATTTCGTGCTGAGTCCGGAGGGTCAGGCGGCACTGGCCGAAGAGGGGTTAATCCGGGTGCGCTGA